The sequence below is a genomic window from Sorangiineae bacterium MSr12523.
GGGCCAAAACTGCATCAGAAAACGACGCGAACGTCGAAACCGGCGCGCACACCGCCTTCACGCGGTGCAAAGTGAGGCAAAAATTGCACGCTCGCTCGACGCGGCGGGCGCGGGCCGTTGGCGGATTTGGGCGCATCCTTTTTCGCGGATGTGTCCGTGAGAAGCAAGTACGCCCCCGCGCCGATGCTCACCGCAGCCACCGCCCCGCCCACGATCCCGAGCAGCGAGGCCGTCTTCGCCGAATCGTAGTTGTCGCAGATGCCCTTCGCCGCCCCCGCATCGGAGCCGGCCCACGGCGCGGGGTCTCCACGACCCGCTTGGCAGATGGCTTCCTTGCTCGGCTTCTGCCCATCGATCTGATGGGCATCGCGAAAGTCTTCCGTCTCGGACTTGAGGCTCAGGAAGTGGGCAGCTTCGTAAATCGCGAAGCCACCTGCCGCTGCGCCCACGCCGATGAGCGCCCAGCCCGCGATGGCTCGGGTGTTCGTGCCACCACCTTCGTCGGCGCTCGATCCCGTCTCGCTTTCGACGGCGAGAGGCACGACGACGTCGGCGTCGGTCCCGCCAACCACGGTGACCTCTTTGCGTGCCGGTGCGTATCCCGACGCGCGCACCTCGATGACATGGCGGCCCGCCGCGAGCTCGAGGCTCGAGCGACCGTTCTCCAGCCGCCCTTTCTCGGCACCATCGACCCAAACTTCACCTTCCGCACGCCCTGCGCGCAGCGTGATGGTCGCGGTCTGCGGTGCGGTGCCGGTGAGGCGATCGACGATGCGCGCGGCCATGCGCCGCAGGTACTCGTCGTTCTGATCTTTCAGGTTGTCGCTGAAGACTTCCTTCACCGATGCGTCGGGCTTGCCGCGCATGAAGAGATGGATCTCCGCCGTGAGCTGTCCCCTGGCACTCGGCCCCATCTTCGACACGTGTCCGTAGATGAAGCGGTCCGTCTTCAACTGATCGGCGATCTTCTGCAGGCACGTCGGATCGGGTCGCGATGGGCAACGCAGTGCTGCGAGCAACATCCCGAGCGATGGCGACGTATCGGCCACCGGACTCAATTTCTCGCGGGCGCGCGAGCGTAACGCTACGCCGAGGGCTTCGGCTTGCTCGTCGGCATCTTCCGAGTCGAGGGGAAGTACGTGCAGCACCGAGCCACTTCGCGCCCCTTGCGCCTGCGCGCTGCGAGCAAAAAGCGATACGCAAAGGAGTATGGTCGCCGCGAGAAGCCACACATAGGCTAGACGCATACGCGAGAGATTATCCTGTGCGCATCACCGGAGGTAGCCATCGTTCGCGTTCGCTTCGCGCCCCAAAGGGGGATCGCACACGCCCCACCTCCGACCGCGTGCGTGAGGCGTTGTTCTCTATCCTGAGAGACGTCTCCGGCGACCGCGTGTTGGACCTTTATGCGGGCACCGGCGCGCTGGCACTCGAGGCGCTCTCGCGTGGCGCCGAGCATGCGACGTTCGTCGAGGAGGGCCGCGATGCGCTTGCGGCGTTGCGGTACAACATCGAGCAGCTCGATGTCGGATCTCGAACTACAGTGTTGCCCATGTCGGTGGAGCGCGCGGCTCGTGCGTTAGTGCGTACAGTAGACGACGAACGCTTCACATTGGTGTTCGCCGACCCACCCTACAGACTTATCCAGGGTGGGGAATTTGTGCAGAGCTTCGAGCCGATCATACACTCCGGCGGTATTGCGTCCGACGCAACGGTGGTGGTCGAACATGCGAGTGCCGATCCGCCACCAACCGTCAGCGATCTCGAGCTGCTCGAGTCACGGCGTTACGGCGACACCACCCTTAGCCTGTACCTCTACCGGAGCAGAATATGACATGTTGTATCCCCCAAATCCCTAGAGCATGTATATTCGGCGCGCGGCGTCCTGCCGAGTGAGCCAACGGTCGATGAGCGCGAGCACACCCCCGCCGCCCACCCACGGGAACGGCAAGTATATCGCCTTAGGGCTTCTCTTCTTATTCGGAATCGCTGGCCTCTTCGTATGGAAGATGGTCCTCGACAAGCCCGCACCCGCGGCCGTTGCGCCCCCGCCACCATCCGGGAGCGCCCCCCCCGCCACCACGTTCAGCCAGTCCCAGGTGGACGAAGTCCCTCCGCCGCCCCCGCCCGAGCCGGACGCTGGTCCGGTCAGGAAGGTGGCGTCGACGAACAACTCGCTGGCCGGATGCGAGGTGAAAACCTGCGCCGGAAGCATCACGTCCGATCTGGAGACGGCGTTGGCGTTCCGCGCCAAGCAGGCCCACCGCTGCTACGATCAGGCCCTGACGCAGGACAACACGCTCCAGGGCAAGGTTCAGATCACCCTGCGCATCGCCCCGAGCGGCGGCGTTTGCTCGGCGGGCGTGACCGCGAACGACATGGGCACTCCCGCCGTTGCGCAGTGCGTTGCCGGGTACTTCAAGTCCACCGGTCACTTTCCCTCCCCCAAAGGTGGCTGCGTCGACACGGCGGTTCCCATCTCGTTCGTCCCTGGCGGCCGCTAAAAGTCGCGGCCGCTACCACCTCCCCGCCCGAGCGGGCGACATCCAACCGGGTGCCATGGCCGACGAGGATCCGAAGAAGCGAGGGAGCAGTGCACCCCCGAGTTCACGGCCCTCGCGGCCAAGCGAGGTTCCACCCTCGTCCCGCGCGGGTGCGCCCACACCTCGGTCCACGCGGCCGCCGCAGCTCTCCACGGCATTTCGTCTGTCGGGCATCGACTTCGACCTGATGGGTGCTGCACGGCGCATCCTCGAGGGCGCGCTCGGTGTCGTTCCCGGCGAGCGCGTGGTCGTTCTCGTGGATCGCGCCCGCCGCGACATCGGGCTTTCCTTGGCCGATGCCGCGCGGAACATCGGCGCGCGCGCGGCGATTTTCTCGCTGGAGGAGTACGGCGACCGCCCCATGCGGCACATCCCGTCTTCGCTGCAGGAGGCTCTGGTCGACGCGCAGGCGAGCGTCTTCCTCGCGGGCTTCGACGACGGCGAGATGGCCCTTCGCTACGAGCTTCTCGCGCGCGTGCGGCACCTCAACTTGCGCCACGCGAACATGGTCGGCATCTCGCGGAAGTCGATGATTGGCGGCTTTTCCGTGGACCCTTCGCGCATTCTGGATGCGACGCGCGCGGTGCGGATGCGCCTTCGACCCGAGTCGGTGCTGCGCGTGCGCAGTGTGGCTGGCACCGATCTCGAAGTGCGGTGCGCGCCCTCGCTCCGTTGGGCGGAGTTCGTCGGAGTGCTTCGCCCCGGCCGTTGGGAGCATCTGCCATCGGGCAGCTTGGTGACGAGTCCCTCGTCCGTATCCGGCGTGTTCGTGGCCGATGCCGCCATCGGGACCGAGGCCGGGGCCCAGGTGGGGCTCCTCGACAAGACGCCCGTGCGCTTCGAGATCGACCAAGGCCTCTGCCGCTCCGTGCACTGCGACAACCGCTCGCTGGACCGGCACCTCATGGATTTCATGCGCCGTGAGGCCAGCTTGGATCGGGTCGGGTTGGCCATTTTGGGCACGAACATCGGCATCCATGCGGCCACCGGGGAAGTCACCTCGGACCAGAATTTACCGGGGATCCACTTGGGTTTCGGCGCCACCTACCCCGAGCACACCGGCGCGACGTGGAGTGGGAGGGCACAGATCACGGCGGCCGCGAGCACGTCGGATGTCGACCTCGACGGCGTGCCCCTGGTCCGCTCGGGGCGTTTGCTCGTGTAAAGTCTCGGTAACGACATGTCCGAGCATCCCGGCGGTGTACTTCTCAAGGTGGCCTACGACGGCACCCATTTCCGGGGCTGGGCCTCGCAAAAAGGCGGGGAGCGCACCATCGAGGACACGCTCAAGGGCGCCATCATGGCCGTCGACGCCCGCGCCAGCGCCCCGCGCGGAACGAGCCGCACGGACCGTGGCGTGCATGCCGAGGCGCAGATGGTGGCCTTCGACGCGACCTTGCCTTTGCCGCCGCGCGGCTGGGTGCTCGCGATCAACCAGCATTTGCCCGACGACGTGTGCGTCCGCGCCGCGCGGCTGATCCCGCCCGGCTACGTGCCCAGGTTTGCCGCCAAGGGAAAGCGCTATCGCTACCGGCTCGTGCTCGACCGCATCCGCGATCCGCTGGTGATGCATCGCGCCTGGCGCATCGGCTTCGAGCTGGACATCGACAAGATGCGCCGCGAGGCCCAATCCATCGTGGGTACACACGATTTTGCGGCTTTTCGCTCGGCCCACGACGAGCGGCAGGAAACGGTACGCACGGTCACCCGGGTGGCCATCGAGCCGGACGACCTGCACGGGCTCGACCTGCACGGGCGTATCCTGAGCATCGTCATCGAGGGGAATGCCTTTCTGCACAACATGGTGCGCATCTTGGTGGGCACGTTGGTGGACGTTGCCCGTGGGCAGTTGCCCGAGGGGACCATCGCCCGCGCGCTGGAGGGGCGCGACCGGCGCCTTTCCGGTGCGACCGCCCCCGGCCATGGCTTGACGCTCGAGTCGATCGATCTTCTCCTTCCTAGTGAAATGGTCGGGGAGCCATGGCCGCAGTAACCGTTCGTGAGCGCATACTGGTTCGAGCGCCCTCACCGGGGGAGGGCATCCAAATCGCGGGCCTGTGGCGCGAGCTCTGGGATGCGCACGAGCGCTGGGGAGGCTACCCCGGCACGCGCGACGAGCGGGTATATGCGCGGCTGGCCAACCGGCTCGACGAGGACGCACGCGTTCGCGGCGGACAGCCCGTGCTGGGGCGGCATATCCACTTGGTCTCCGCCATCCACGGCCAGGTTTGCGGCCAGGTGGAAGGCTGGTTCGAGCGCCACGGCGCCGAGGCGCGCACGCCGTACACGTGCGAGGTGCGCTCGCTCATCGTGCACCCCCGGGCGCGGGTGCTCGGTGCGGGAAAAGCCCTGCTGACGAACTTGGCGCGCATGTCGAACGAGCTGGCGCGGGGCGCCCCTTCGGTGCTGGCCGCCGAGGTGCTCGAGCCCAACCCGGCGCACGGTTTTTACGAGCGCCTCGGGTACCGCCCGGTGGCCTGGAGCACGCGCATGGTCGTTTCCCACGAACCGCGGGTGCGCGCGGGCGAGTTCGTGGCCCGCCCCGCCGAACCCCAGGATGCGCTCGCCCTGGCCGTTTTGGAGTCGATGCTCGCCGCACGAAGGCGCGCCGCCCACGACGAGCGGTTCGATCGGCCGCGGGCCATCGATGCCACCTTGGTCGGGGCCATCGCCGCGCACCTGGGGCGCCGGCACCGCGATGCCACCGAGCCGCACGAACTCGTCACGGTCGATGCGCGCGGGGACGTGCGGGCGGCGGCCAGCCTGGTCATTTCGCCGCTGGATCCGCCGTTTGCGCGGACGCGGCGTACCATCCTCGGCCGCTTCGCCATCGACCCGGCGCGCGAACCTCTTCCCGTGCTGGCTCCGCTCATCGCGCTCGCATGCCGATTTGCGATTGCAGCGGAAGCTCCCACCATGGAGCTCACCGATCTGACCCTTCCGGGCACGCCGCTCTACGACGCGACCTTGAGCCTGGGGGCCCACCCGTGGTCCCGCATCGTCACAAGATTGGCTTGAACGGCAGCATTGTGGAAATCTATCCCGTGATGAGCGTGATGCGTCCCCTTACTTTTCGCTCTTTGGTTGTCCTGGCCTGCCTCGGATTGTCCGCGCCCGCGTTGGCGCAGG
It includes:
- the rsmD gene encoding 16S rRNA (guanine(966)-N(2))-methyltransferase RsmD — translated: MRITGGSHRSRSLRAPKGDRTRPTSDRVREALFSILRDVSGDRVLDLYAGTGALALEALSRGAEHATFVEEGRDALAALRYNIEQLDVGSRTTVLPMSVERAARALVRTVDDERFTLVFADPPYRLIQGGEFVQSFEPIIHSGGIASDATVVVEHASADPPPTVSDLELLESRRYGDTTLSLYLYRSRI
- a CDS encoding GNAT family N-acetyltransferase; this encodes MAAVTVRERILVRAPSPGEGIQIAGLWRELWDAHERWGGYPGTRDERVYARLANRLDEDARVRGGQPVLGRHIHLVSAIHGQVCGQVEGWFERHGAEARTPYTCEVRSLIVHPRARVLGAGKALLTNLARMSNELARGAPSVLAAEVLEPNPAHGFYERLGYRPVAWSTRMVVSHEPRVRAGEFVARPAEPQDALALAVLESMLAARRRAAHDERFDRPRAIDATLVGAIAAHLGRRHRDATEPHELVTVDARGDVRAAASLVISPLDPPFARTRRTILGRFAIDPAREPLPVLAPLIALACRFAIAAEAPTMELTDLTLPGTPLYDATLSLGAHPWSRIVTRLA
- the truA gene encoding tRNA pseudouridine(38-40) synthase TruA → MSEHPGGVLLKVAYDGTHFRGWASQKGGERTIEDTLKGAIMAVDARASAPRGTSRTDRGVHAEAQMVAFDATLPLPPRGWVLAINQHLPDDVCVRAARLIPPGYVPRFAAKGKRYRYRLVLDRIRDPLVMHRAWRIGFELDIDKMRREAQSIVGTHDFAAFRSAHDERQETVRTVTRVAIEPDDLHGLDLHGRILSIVIEGNAFLHNMVRILVGTLVDVARGQLPEGTIARALEGRDRRLSGATAPGHGLTLESIDLLLPSEMVGEPWPQ
- a CDS encoding AgmX/PglI C-terminal domain-containing protein, producing the protein MSASTPPPPTHGNGKYIALGLLFLFGIAGLFVWKMVLDKPAPAAVAPPPPSGSAPPATTFSQSQVDEVPPPPPPEPDAGPVRKVASTNNSLAGCEVKTCAGSITSDLETALAFRAKQAHRCYDQALTQDNTLQGKVQITLRIAPSGGVCSAGVTANDMGTPAVAQCVAGYFKSTGHFPSPKGGCVDTAVPISFVPGGR
- a CDS encoding PEGA domain-containing protein, translated to MRLAYVWLLAATILLCVSLFARSAQAQGARSGSVLHVLPLDSEDADEQAEALGVALRSRAREKLSPVADTSPSLGMLLAALRCPSRPDPTCLQKIADQLKTDRFIYGHVSKMGPSARGQLTAEIHLFMRGKPDASVKEVFSDNLKDQNDEYLRRMAARIVDRLTGTAPQTATITLRAGRAEGEVWVDGAEKGRLENGRSSLELAAGRHVIEVRASGYAPARKEVTVVGGTDADVVVPLAVESETGSSADEGGGTNTRAIAGWALIGVGAAAGGFAIYEAAHFLSLKSETEDFRDAHQIDGQKPSKEAICQAGRGDPAPWAGSDAGAAKGICDNYDSAKTASLLGIVGGAVAAVSIGAGAYLLLTDTSAKKDAPKSANGPRPPRRASVQFLPHFAPREGGVRAGFDVRVVF